From the Bubalus kerabau isolate K-KA32 ecotype Philippines breed swamp buffalo chromosome 2, PCC_UOA_SB_1v2, whole genome shotgun sequence genome, one window contains:
- the TRA2B gene encoding transformer-2 protein homolog beta isoform X3 — protein sequence MSTRRRHVGNRANPDPNCCLGVFGLSLYTTERDLREVFSKYGPIADVSIVYDQQSRRSRGFAFVYFENVDDAKEAKERANGMELDGRRIRVDFSITKRPHTPTPGIYMGRPTYGSSRRRDYYDRGYDRGYDDRDYYSRSYRGGGGGGGGWRAAQDRDQIYRRRSPSPYYSRGGYRSRSRSRSYSPRRY from the exons GCAAATCCTGATCCCAACTGTTGTCTTGGAGTATTTGGATTGAGCTTGTACACTACAGAAAGAGATCTAAGAGAAGTGTTTTCTAAATATGGCCCAATTGCTGATGTATCTATTGTATATGACCAGCAATCTAGACGTTCAAGAGGATTTGCCTTTGTATACTTTGAAAATGTAGATGATGCCAAGGAA GCAAAAGAGCGTGCCAATGGAATGGAGCTTGATGGACGTAGGATCAGAGTTGACTTCTCCATAACGAAAAGACCACATACTCCAACACCAGGAATTTACATGGGGAGACCTACCTA TGGCAGCTCACGCCGTCGAGATTACTATGACAGAGGATATGATCGAGGCTATGATGATCGGGACTATTACAGCAGATCGTACAG aggtggaggaggaggagggggaggatggAGAGCTGCTCAAGACAGGGATCAGATATACAG AAGACGGTCACCTTCTCCCTACTATAGTCGTGGAGGATACAGATCACGTTCCAGATCTCGATCATATTCACCTc gtCGCTATTAA